In one Leptospira dzoumogneensis genomic region, the following are encoded:
- the proB gene encoding glutamate 5-kinase encodes MNRNDLNERIKTSNKIVIKIGSARLSGSEEEVNDFLFSLVSDIRYLRDLGKQVILVSSGAIARGRKLLSTLPNSAEAGESLPEKQALAAMGQNRLVNLYDSFFSKVNLPIAQILFGVLDMENPEGFKNLKNTFGQLLDWGILPIVNENDSVATEEVKFGDNDVLSAIVSLIVEADLLIILTGVEGFLKDGKLIPFLEEVGKSELSQAGGPSGPGTGGMYTKLKAASISSEAGIPCGIIDGNLKNCVREFIETNTLGTLVVSNGKKKNFSEEEIKSILRAKRNGGQE; translated from the coding sequence ATGAATCGAAATGATCTGAACGAGAGAATTAAAACATCCAATAAAATAGTAATTAAGATAGGTTCCGCAAGACTTTCAGGCTCGGAAGAGGAAGTGAATGATTTCCTTTTCAGTCTGGTTTCGGACATACGCTACCTAAGAGATCTTGGAAAACAAGTGATCCTAGTTTCCTCCGGAGCGATCGCAAGAGGAAGAAAACTTTTATCCACACTTCCAAACTCGGCAGAAGCAGGAGAATCTCTTCCGGAAAAGCAAGCTCTGGCTGCAATGGGCCAAAACCGCTTAGTGAACTTATACGATAGTTTTTTTTCTAAGGTAAATCTTCCGATCGCTCAGATACTTTTCGGTGTTCTGGATATGGAGAATCCGGAAGGATTCAAAAATCTAAAAAATACATTCGGACAACTTTTAGATTGGGGCATTCTACCGATCGTAAACGAGAACGACTCGGTCGCCACGGAAGAAGTAAAATTCGGAGATAACGACGTTCTTTCCGCTATAGTAAGTCTAATCGTAGAAGCGGATCTTCTGATCATTCTCACAGGTGTGGAAGGTTTTTTAAAAGATGGAAAACTCATCCCTTTCTTGGAAGAAGTAGGAAAATCCGAACTTTCCCAAGCGGGAGGCCCAAGCGGCCCAGGAACCGGAGGAATGTATACAAAACTCAAGGCGGCTTCTATCTCCAGCGAGGCAGGAATTCCTTGCGGGATCATAGACGGGAATCTTAAAAATTGCGTGCGTGAGTTTATAGAAACGAATACACTAGGGACATTGGTTGTCTCTAACGGTAAGAAGAAAAACTTTTCGGAGGAGGAAATTAAATCCATTCTCCGAGCCAAACGTAACGGAGGCCAGGAATGA
- a CDS encoding glutamate-5-semialdehyde dehydrogenase — protein MIQRSAESIYVDELCKSAKDAYRQIRSIHTSQKNKVLEKLAAALVSRKSEILKENVKDLEAGKSKGLSSALLDRLTLDEKRIQGLANAVLEIKALPDPVGETVRGTTLPNGIRLNTKRVPLGVVMVIYESRPNVTIDVGALSFKSGNACILRGGSEAIHSNTILAKIFQDCLKEKGLPPNAVTFVDRTEREYMIPFLKQTSYIDIVVPRGGEGLIRFVSENSLIPVVKHDKGVVNLYIDRSADPKKVLPIAVNSKVQRPGVCNAAENLIIHSEYPYTKELLEGLASKGVQLLLDPRSLKIFPQGQPVKEEDYLEEFLDLRFSVKTVDKIEEAIEFIEATSSGHTEAIVTEDVSAANFFSRSLDSAAIFVNISTRFHDGGEFGLGAEVGISTGKLHVRGPMGLVHLTTTTTYAEGEGQVRG, from the coding sequence ATGATCCAAAGATCCGCAGAATCCATCTACGTGGACGAACTTTGTAAATCCGCGAAAGATGCTTATAGACAAATCCGATCCATCCATACTTCCCAAAAGAATAAGGTTTTGGAAAAACTTGCAGCTGCTTTGGTTTCTCGAAAATCCGAAATTTTAAAAGAGAATGTTAAAGATCTGGAAGCAGGAAAATCAAAAGGATTATCTTCCGCACTTTTGGATAGATTGACCTTGGATGAAAAAAGGATCCAAGGACTCGCTAACGCAGTTTTAGAAATTAAGGCTCTTCCGGATCCAGTGGGAGAAACCGTAAGAGGTACCACTCTTCCGAATGGAATTCGTTTAAATACAAAAAGAGTTCCCTTAGGTGTGGTCATGGTGATCTACGAATCCAGACCGAATGTTACCATCGATGTAGGAGCTTTATCTTTTAAATCAGGGAACGCATGTATTTTGAGAGGCGGCTCGGAAGCGATCCACTCCAACACCATTCTTGCAAAAATTTTCCAAGATTGTTTAAAAGAAAAAGGTCTGCCCCCGAATGCAGTCACCTTCGTTGATAGAACGGAAAGAGAATATATGATCCCTTTCCTAAAACAAACTTCTTATATAGATATAGTAGTTCCAAGAGGCGGAGAAGGTCTCATCCGTTTTGTTTCGGAAAATTCTCTTATTCCTGTGGTAAAACACGATAAGGGAGTGGTGAATCTTTATATAGATAGATCAGCGGATCCTAAAAAAGTTTTACCGATTGCAGTTAATTCCAAGGTACAAAGGCCTGGAGTTTGTAACGCCGCGGAAAATTTAATTATACATTCCGAATATCCGTATACTAAAGAATTATTAGAAGGACTCGCGTCCAAAGGTGTACAGCTTCTTTTAGATCCAAGATCATTAAAAATTTTTCCTCAAGGCCAACCTGTTAAGGAAGAAGATTATCTAGAAGAATTTTTAGATCTAAGATTTTCAGTCAAAACAGTGGATAAGATAGAAGAAGCGATCGAATTCATTGAGGCAACTAGTTCCGGTCATACGGAAGCGATCGTGACTGAGGATGTAAGTGCTGCTAATTTTTTTAGTCGTTCCTTGGACTCCGCTGCGATATTCGTGAATATTTCCACTCGTTTTCATGACGGTGGAGAATTCGGACTAGGAGCAGAAGTTGGAATTTCAACAGGGAAACTGCATGTAAGAGGTCCGATGGGACTTGTACATCTTACAACAACCACTACATATGCGGAAGGAGAAGGACAGGTCCGAGGATAA
- a CDS encoding nicotinate-nicotinamide nucleotide adenylyltransferase codes for MNSSGLVGVFGGSFDPPHLGHAEVASSFWQNFPNAKELLIVPNHSSPWKQNKKTPPQLILDLVKAQFQNFPNTKVWDWEIKRETPSYTEETILELLKVKPDAGLVLLIGEDNYSEFHKWKNWENILDKVHSLLVFRRFSESIPQNRNLQKFRNKIVFLQNRIIEAASIDLREELPKCILENSKPIALSAEVWDIILKNRSYC; via the coding sequence ATGAACTCTTCCGGTCTGGTCGGAGTTTTTGGCGGGAGCTTTGATCCTCCTCATCTAGGCCATGCAGAAGTTGCGTCCAGTTTTTGGCAAAATTTTCCGAATGCAAAAGAACTTCTGATCGTTCCGAACCATAGTTCTCCCTGGAAACAGAATAAAAAAACTCCTCCTCAATTGATCCTGGATCTTGTTAAAGCTCAGTTCCAAAATTTTCCGAATACGAAAGTTTGGGACTGGGAGATCAAAAGAGAAACTCCCAGTTATACTGAGGAAACTATTTTAGAACTTTTGAAAGTGAAACCGGATGCAGGGCTCGTACTTCTGATCGGAGAAGACAATTATTCCGAATTCCATAAATGGAAAAATTGGGAGAATATTTTAGATAAGGTACATTCTCTTTTGGTATTCAGAAGATTTTCAGAATCCATTCCCCAAAATAGGAACCTGCAAAAATTCCGAAATAAGATCGTATTTTTACAAAATCGCATCATAGAAGCAGCTTCCATAGATTTAAGAGAAGAACTTCCCAAATGTATTTTGGAGAATAGTAAACCGATTGCATTGTCGGCTGAAGTGTGGGATATCATACTTAAGAATAGATCTTATTGTTAA